In Shewanella sp. VB17, a single genomic region encodes these proteins:
- the ychF gene encoding redox-regulated ATPase YchF, giving the protein MGFKCGIVGLPNVGKSTLFNALTKAGIEASNFPFCTIEPNTGVVPVPDVRLDELAKIVNPERILATTMEFVDIAGLVAGASKGEGLGNKFLANIRETDAIGHVVRCFNDDNIVHVANKVSPADDIEVINTELALADLDSCERAIMRQAKRAKGGDSEAKFEVTVLEKMRPELDQGNMLRSMDLSKEELAAVAYLNFLTLKPTMYIANVAEDGFENNPHLDIVRDIALKENAVVVAVCAAIESELAEMEVEEREEFMADLGLEEPGLDRVIRAGYDLLTLQTYFTAGVKEVRAWTVPVGATGPQAAGVIHTDFERGFIRAQVMAYDDFITYQGEAGAKEAGKLRVEGKSYIVKDGDVMHFLFNV; this is encoded by the coding sequence ATGGGTTTTAAATGTGGCATCGTAGGCTTGCCAAACGTAGGTAAATCAACCTTATTCAATGCATTAACTAAAGCAGGTATTGAAGCCTCTAACTTTCCTTTTTGTACTATTGAGCCAAATACCGGCGTCGTACCTGTGCCGGATGTTCGTTTAGATGAATTAGCCAAAATTGTTAATCCTGAGCGTATATTAGCCACGACAATGGAGTTTGTCGATATTGCAGGTCTCGTTGCTGGCGCTTCTAAAGGCGAAGGACTCGGTAATAAATTTTTAGCTAATATCCGCGAAACAGATGCGATTGGTCATGTGGTTCGTTGTTTTAATGATGACAATATTGTTCATGTAGCGAATAAAGTTTCACCTGCTGATGACATTGAAGTGATTAACACAGAATTAGCATTAGCAGATCTCGATTCTTGCGAGCGTGCTATTATGCGTCAAGCCAAACGAGCTAAAGGTGGTGATTCAGAGGCTAAATTCGAAGTTACAGTGCTTGAAAAGATGCGTCCAGAGCTTGACCAAGGCAATATGTTGCGTTCAATGGACCTCAGTAAAGAAGAATTGGCTGCAGTAGCCTACTTAAACTTTTTGACACTTAAACCGACGATGTATATTGCTAATGTTGCTGAAGATGGTTTTGAAAATAACCCTCATTTAGATATTGTTCGTGATATTGCTTTGAAAGAAAATGCAGTCGTTGTTGCTGTTTGTGCTGCGATAGAGTCCGAACTTGCAGAAATGGAAGTTGAAGAGCGTGAAGAGTTTATGGCCGACCTTGGTCTAGAAGAACCCGGTTTAGATCGCGTGATCCGTGCGGGTTATGACTTATTAACTTTGCAAACATACTTTACCGCTGGTGTTAAAGAAGTACGGGCGTGGACTGTTCCAGTCGGAGCAACAGGACCTCAAGCAGCAGGTGTTATTCATACTGATTTCGAACGTGGTTTTATTCGTGCACAAGTAATGGCCTATGATGATTTTATTACCTATCAAGGTGAGGCTGGTGCAAAAGAGGCTGGTAAACTAAGAGTTGAAGGAAAAAGTTATATCGTTAAAGATGGAGATGTGATGCATTTCCTCTTTAATGTATAA